ACAGACAAAGTTGTAAAAAGTAACACATGTTGTCAAAGTGCGCGCGTGTTTCCTCTCGTGAGTTTGTGTGAAGGACAGAAGCGTGTTTGTCTCACTCTGCTGTCTCTGTCTTCGGGACATTAAACGGACGGATCGCTCTTGAAGCGGACATGGCAGCATGACGTAGCGCGGCAGatcactgatgacgtcacactgATGCTGATGAATCAGTCATCAATATTACTTGTAGATATTATCTTATTGCAGATATATTGGTGTTTACATGTTGTCTGATGAGTGAGAAGAAAGACAAGTGAAGAAATGTCAAACTCAGTCTGAGCTCATTAATAAACCGGAAGTTTTGATTTTAAACTCTTAGTTTGTATCTCGTTTACTAAAAACAACAAGCTATCAATCTGAATCCAGTGAGTTTAGGTCatgtttatattaataatactatcagctgaaatatttaatattcagacTATATTAATCAGAATCAGCCTCAAACATCCAGCATCTCTCTGCAGTATTTGATGTAATAAcaggaaatatatttattctcggacagatttgcaaaacattttagtgaccagtgctgaaataaaaactcatgaatatgaattcagacacagaggacatgaagattgtgaaacatttttactgtgcTGATAATGTTAAATAATATTCTAATCTTCTTCTATTCATCCATCTGATACCGATAGAAACTAAAATAGTGTAGTGACAGATTTTCGTGAGCCACTCTGCAGggtgcaggagaagatcctgtTCCTCACTCGCTCACATAGAGATTCCTGGTCTTTCGATTTCTTTGGGTGAAGTTCccgtttattagttttataCTTAAACACAACTGCATATATATTTGGTTCCTGATCTCGCTGTGCGTCTTTGATAGCATCATTACCTGTATCAATTGCACCTGTGCCCCTTATGTAGACTCCCTGTCCCAATAATACACACTGCCACCTGTGGCCAACCTGAGATTGGCTCCCAGTACCGTGTTGTACACAAATATCACGAATGGCTCCTACATGTGATGTTCATGACGTAACCACGTCATCTGCAGAGATAGACGCGCAAGACACGTGAGCAGGAAGTACGCAAACGGTAACGTGTAAGCCAGAGCCGGAGAATAAACGCCCGTGGATATGAATCAAACTGTGTTAGGTCTGGTGTATAAACCCACACAACGCAAACACTACATTGGCGACGAGGAGTAACCGGAAAGTCACTCGAAGAATCGACCCGGACACCGCGTTTTTCTTTCTTAGTTTCGCGAGCGGacaaagaagagggaggaagaaaacggACACGAGGGTGAGaagctagctaagctaacgcgGACGAACGTGAATGGCAGTCGGCGCGCCGCAGCAAGCATGGCAGGAAACACCGCTACGCTCCCACCTTTCGACACGGAAACTGACCCTGGCTCTGTTGGACCTCGCTGGAATAAATGGGTGCAAAGGTTTGAAAATTACACCACTGCAATGAACATTACTGGAGATGCTAGGCTCAAAGCATTATTGCTACATATAGCAGGAGAGCGAGTGCATGATATCTACGACACATTATCAGCAGAAGATGACAAGTATGCAGAGACGAAGCAGAAGTTATCTGgatatttttctctatttttgcTAGCTAGGAACTGTGAGTTTGCAGATGTCAACGCAGAGATTAAAACGCAAATCATACAAAGCCGTGCATCATCCAGGCTGCGCAGGAAAGCGCTAAGGGAACCTGAACTTGGCCTAGAAGAGCTTCTTGATCACGGAAGAACACTTGAACTGTCTGAAATGCAAGCAACCGGCATAGAAAGAGGCACAACAGCTGCAGTCAACGTGCTGGATCGAAAGACCGTGCAGAAGCATCCAAACAGTAGACGatggtcagaaaaacaacgttgctgcagctgcagaaacTGTGGAGGTAAATATCCTCATGAAGGAGAATGTCCTGCTAGAAGCAAACAATGCAGAAACTGTGGTAAGCTGAATCACTTTGCTAAACAATGTCGCTCTAAAATCAGGGACATTAGCCAGAAACAACCACAGTACAAGGCAAACCAACACCATAAAAAAGTCCATCACATAACAAAGACACCAGGTGAAGAACAGGAACGCAACTCTTCCAGCAGTGATGACGCTTAAGTGTTTGTAGTAGATGCTGAAAAGGTCTCAGAGCTGCTACAGACACACATCAAGTTAAATGGCAGTAGCATGGTAGTTTTAATTGATTCAGGAGCCTCTGCAAACTGTGTTAGCGAAACAAGCTTCGAGAAACTTGTTGAAGGGGATGGATTTAACGTGCTCAGCTACAAAACATCCAAAGCACTGGGACTGATTAAAATAGTCACAGCAGTATCGTCCACACAACAGCGTCGCACAGTTGCAGATGAGCTGGTGGAAAATCATCCGGAACTGTTTCAGGGGATCGAAAAACTGAAGGACTTTCAGGTAAAGCTTCACATAAATCCCGACATCAAGCCTTCATGCCAACCACATCGACGTGTACCGTTCCACATTCGCCAGAAGGTCGAAGATGAGCTTCAGAAACTCGAGGCAGATGACATCATTGAGGAGGTCAATGGCCCGACACCGTGGGTCTCACCCATCGTTGCACCTCCCAAGCCTAAAGACCCTGACAAAGTCAGACTTTGTGTTGATATGCGGCAAGCTAACACAGCTATAGAGAGAGAACGGCACATAACTCCCACCATGGACGACGTGATACACGAGCTAAACGGAGCAACAGTGTTTTCAAAACTGGATTTGAGAGCTGGATACCACCAGCTAGAGCTTCATCCAGACAGCAGGTACATCACTACCTTCACTACACACATTAGGTTGAGGCGCTACAAGAGACTGAGTTTTGGTATATCCTCTGCTGCGGAAGTATTTTAAAATGCTATATGCCAGACACTGCAAGGTCTCTCTGGTGTGAAGAACCTCAGCGACGACATCATTGTCTACGGAGCCTCCCAGACTGACCATGACAACAACCTCCGAGCACTGTTCCAGAGACTCAGGGAAAGCGGTCTCACACTCAATCGGGAAAAATGTGAGTTCAATAAGTCAAGGCTTGAGTTATTTGGTTTCATCTTCTCAGCAGGAGGTGTTTCAGCAGATCCCAAGAAGGTGATTGCAGTTCAGCAGGCTGCAGACCCCCAAAATCCAGGAGAAATCAGGAGTCTGCTGGGGATGGCTAATTACTGCTCCCGGTTCATCAAAGATTTCTTCTCAATCTCAGAACCGCTGCGCAAGCTGACCAGACAGGACACACCCTGGGTATGGGGCCCAGAACAGAAAGTTGCATTACAGACACTGAAAGACAGTCTAACCAGCGACACTACGATGTCATATTTCTACCCAGGCAGAGAAACGGAACTGATAGTAGATGCTAGCCCTGTTGGACTGGGTGCTATCCTCTGTCAAAAAGATGTGCAAGGGGCTAAGTACATGATTGCATATGCCAGTCGGTCCCTGAGCGATGTAGAGAGGAGATACtctcaaacagaaaaagaagcacTGGCCATAGTGTGGGGCTGTGAACATTGCCACCTGTACATTTATGATCATCCTTTAACTAGTGACGGATCACAAGGCGCTGGAAATCATATGGAACAATCCCAAGTCCAAACCACCTGCCAGGATCGAGAGATGGGGACTGAGGCTTCAGCCTTACGACTTCAAGGTTGAATACAGCAAGGGGGCTGACAACCCAGCTGACTACATGTCTCGGCATTCCATGTTGTCTGAGACAGGTGACAGCACTCGTGCAGCAAAAGTGGCAGAGGAGTATGTGAACTTCATTGCGAGTCATGCTACACCTAAAGCAATGACACTCACAGAGATCAAGGCAGCGACACTTGCAGACCCAATGCTTCAAGAGGTTGGTGCTCACATCAGACACAACACATGGCATAGAACTGACAAGTCACAACATGCTGACATACTAAAGCAGTTTAGACAAGTTAGCAGTGAACTAACAACATCACATGCATCTGACATTATACTGCGGGGCACTAGAATAGTGATTCCCAAAGCCCTACAAGAGAGAGTGTTACAACTAGCCCATGAGGGACACCAGGGGattgtcaaaacaaaagcactacTCCGAACCAAGGTGTGGTTTCCAGACATCGATCGCAAAGCAGAAGTTGCAGTACGCAGTTGTCTCGCATGTCAGGCCAACACACCAGTCACACGCAAGGAGCCGCTAAAAATGTCAATTCTGCCAGAGGTTCCTTGGCATAGTGTAAGTGCAGACTTCTATGGACCGCTTCCGACTGGAGAGTACTTGCTTGTCATCGTGGATGAGTATACACGCTACCCAGTTGTAGAGAGCGTGCGGTCGACATCGGCAAACACAGTCATTCCGGTCATGGACAAagtcttctccatgtttggaaTCCCCAGAGTTGTAAAAACTGACAATGGTCCCCCATTCACCAGTGACCAGTTCTCCCAGTTCGCAGATCATCTAGGATTCCATCACCGCCGCATAACACCGCTGTGGCCTCAAGCTAATGCAATAGCTGAACGGTTCATGCGGACACTTGGCAAAGCTGTTCGTGTGGCTGAAACACAGGGACTTCCTTGGAAACAACAGCTGAACATCTTTCTACGTGAGTATCGAGCCACACCCCACAGTACAACAGAAAGCTCGCCTGCAGAGCTGTTATTCCAACGCAAGGTGTACACGAAGATTCCTTCATTCACTCACACTGTCAGTAACAGTTCAGACTCCGAAGTGAGGGCAAAGGACAGCAAGGCCAAAGCCAAAATGAAATCTCATGCAGACTCTCATTGTCGTGCTacatcacacactctcactccaGGTGACACTGTGCTTCATCGTCAACCCAAGCACAATAAGCTCGCCACACCATATAACAGTAAGCCATACACCGTGACCAAAGCCAAAGGATCCATGATCACAGCAGCCAGAAAAGGACACTCCATCGTCAGGAATGCTTCATTCTTCAAGAAGATCTCACCAGAAATATTGGACATCCCACCggacactgatgatgatgattatgattaCAGTGATGCCTCCACGAGCACAACAACGCCAAGATATCCCTCAAGGCACAACAGACATCCTCCAGCCTACCTACAGGATTATACTTAGTTTAGGGACTGTAAGCAGAAGAAATGTTCTGATGTAAAAGGGACTGTATTAGCCAAGGTTAAGAAGTTTGGTGCTTTCCCCTTTTAGCAGTCTAAAATagaattttatttctgtttctagAATTAGAAATACGCTATAAATATGAGTACAACGTTCAGTACAGCAGGTACGATTGCTaaagtttgtttgatttgatgtaATAGCAAGCCCAGTTTTCAGAATGTTAAGATGACAGGTTTGTATTTgttcaattaaaagaaaaagggcaATGTGATGTTCATGACGTAACCACGTCATCTGCAGAGATAGACGCGCAAGACACGTGAGCAGGAAGTACGCAAACGGTAACGTGTAAGCCAGAGCCGGAGAATAAACGCCCGTGGATATGAATCAAACTGTGTTAGGTCTGGTGTATAAACCCACACAACTCAAACACTACATTGCACACCGGCCCCTAATTGGGAAAAGTAtgtgaattgaatgaattaacaaataaacaaataaaaaataaaatgtccctcTTTCTTCGTCAGGTGTTACCAACACATGACCCAAGCTTTGGTCCTGACCTTTACACGGCTTCTTGAAGCAGAACAATCTTTGATATAGGCCGCTCCAACTGTCCTGTCTTGGTATTTCTTCCCATGATCCATAACTCACGAGGAGCAGTTGGATCCATGACAATGACAATGTCCTATGATACCAAACTTCTTTGCGGCTTTGTCCACCTTTGTCGTACCTGCAGTAGCGGCAAGTACTTCCTTGTCCATTGTTTCCAGAACCGGTCTGACAGGTACTGAACTAGAGGCACTGAGTGAGAGCTTCCAAGTCATTGACGTCATCAGAAACCTTAGTTATGGGGAGGTCATTATGTTTGAAGCacagaaaacattattttcctGACCATTCTAATGAGTCGCTCCCAAACGCTGCAATGGTGGAAAGCAGCATGGGGGTTAAAAGTCCAGTCAATTCTCCTGCAGGAGAGTGATATGAATCCTGCTATGGTCCATGGTAGCTAAGGCCTCTTTTGACGCTCGCTCTGATCCAGCTAGATTCGTGCTGTTGTCTGACCTAAAACGACGCACTTGGCCTCTGCGACAAAACCTTAAGATTGTTTCTTAAATATAATGCTGTGTCAATCTGTTCAAACTTTAGTTTTTCACAAAGATATTTTATAGTTAAACTTAAATATAGAGATACACAAGAAACTGGTCAgattagttttttgtttgtaaatggttgaataaaacaaagaatccTTCTACTCAAACAATTTAAatctcaaaaaacacaaaaacaaaatgatttaatttctattttaatataacaaatgtaaacagcaattaaaacatcaaataaatgacCTTTTAACTCGTTTGTGCTTCCACTTCAAGAAATTCAAAGTtcaaagttattgtttaaaaccTCACAAGAAGAAACGTCTGTTTTTAAAAGCTGTATCATCATAAATATCAAagtaaacatttatttctgtatttattgagtTGTTAAACACAGCAGATGTTATCAGGGTGTCTTTGATGTTCTGTGTTCCTTTTTAATTCTGTGTGCAGGAAAACAACataattattgattaattaaataaCTGATGATGATTCCTTTTTGGTTCCAGTGACTCACTCGCTGAAGTTTTTCCTCACTGCGTCCTCTGGAGTCCCAAACTTCCCAGAGTTTGTGATTGTTGGGCTGGTGGATGAAGTTGAGGTTGTTCACTATGACAGTGACACCAGGAGAGCAGAACCCAGACAGGACTGGATGAGCAGACTCAGAGAGGATGATCCTCAGTTCTGGAAGATTGGGACTGAGCTCACTATGGGCGCCCAGCAGGAATTCAATGACAAAATTGACGTAGCAAAAGAAAGCTTCACCCAAACtggaggtttgtttgtttttcacactttttgtttgtatttgcaaCCTTTATGTTATtagtacataaacacacacacacacacacacacagattaaacaGTCTGAGATCTTTTCTTGACTGAAACATCTTCTGCTTCCAGTTCCTAAATATAAGTATATAAACACAATGAATACTTTTCCGTGTTGTTCAGGATGAAGAAGATTTCCTCTCATCCTGATTAGAACTCCAGCTTAGATTAGATGAGCTTTACTTGAGCTCAGGGAGTCGATGCTTCAGTATTTCATTCCAGGTTTTATCAGATGACGTCCAACATGTTCTAGTTGAGGTTCCTCACTGAGACGACTTCTTCCTCTTGTCTGTTTGAAATGGTGATGAATGAAATACTGCTCAGTGTTGTGGGTCACGtcccttcctgccttgtcctgtcttcccctgtgattgtctgtcatgtcaagattgtttccagctgtttccaatcccctgcacctccctagtgtatttaaaccatctgtgtctgttgtcacttgtcgcgtcattgttccatgttgaTTGTTAGAAGCCCATGTCCTTGTTCTCGGTTCCTATCTTGTTCCCTGACCTTGTTCGTGCCTTTTTGAGTTTTGgagttttttgactattaaagtccctttttgtttctcaagaaactctgcgtttgagtcctgccttttttccccacgcaacttcgtgacagaatgacgcgaccaaaaaaggACTCAGCGgagtttttttcccctggatgagttcaggggaacccgtctggctatGGGCGGTCCACGCGGTCTCCACAGGGCCGCCCGTAAttggggaacggtcctcccggagGTTCCAGCCGGGTACCTGTTCTACTCTCCCCTTCTGGAGCCCttagtaggcatctgggtcgcCGCtctcaccatccgccgcccaccacgcggtctccagaggaggaggccattttgTGGCCGTCCGGCGGCGATACtcactgggagcgggtgatggacctCGCGGTCCGGCTCAAGGCCACCTACGCTctccacgctcggccgcagcgcacaaagtccagcgctgggccgcagcagcttCCAGTCCCGGCCTCCGGACCCAAGCCCACGACCCCCGGCCCCAcaatccatgcccccgactcggcctgTACCGGCcgcgagactcatggccccgactcggcctgTACCGGTCCCGAGACCGGGAGGTCTCCAAGTCCTTGTTCTCGGTTCCCTGACcttgtttgtgccttttttggagtttttttgactattaaagtccctttttgtttcctgcaaactctgcgtttgagtcctgccttttttccccacgcaaCTTCTTGACATGTTATTCACACTGAAGAAGCACTTCCAAGGTTTCATCAGCGTCTCTGACATTTTACAGTGTGAACAATTCATGGATTCATTAGAAATAGTTATTACATCATCTGCAAAGAAAATATTAATTAGTAATATAAGATATTTAGTGTTGAAACATTGAATCAATTAGTTgatgaacagaaaatgaatttTCAGAAATGTTGCTAATTAGATAATCACTGAAGTATTTTATCAAGCAAACATGTCAACAttttatctctctccctctctcagggGTCCACATTGTCCAGAACATGTATGGCTGTGAATGGGATGATGAGACCAATGAGGTCAAGGGTTATGATCACTATGGTTATGATGGAGAAGACTTCATATCATTTGACCTGCAGACGGAGCAATATATCGCTCAAAAACAGCAGGCTGTCCTCACCAAACAGAAGTGGGATCAGAACAGAGCTCTGATAgcacacaacaacaacttccTGACTCATGTGTGTCCTGAGTGGCTGAAGAAGTTCTTAAACTACGGGAGGAGCTCTCTGATGAGAACCGGTAGGATCACATGACCTGATGTCATAAACCTTctgtcacacactgacacactgtcctcctccccttccaatccgtctcccccctcttcaTCTGTTTGTCTCCCTTCTTTAATCAATGAAACTTTACAGACATTTCATTCTTTTAGTAAACTTAAATACACATAGTTGAGTGTTAAAGAggcattttaaatacatcaaaGATGAATGATATTAATACACTAAATATcattgataataataaagatgtaacctgtccctctcttccGTCTCCAGAGCGTCCCTCGGTGTCTCTCCTCCAGaagactccctcctctccagtcaGCTGCCACGCTACAGGTTTCTACCCCGACAGAGCCGCCCTcttctggaggaaagatggagaggagctcCATGAGGACGTGGACCTCGGAGAGATCCTCCCCAACCACGACGGGACCTTCCAGATGAGGGTTGACCTGAAACTGTCCTCCGTCCCTGCTGAAGACTGGAGGAGGTACGACTGTGTGTTCCAGCTGTCTGGTGTGGACGAGGACATTGTCACCAAACTGGACAAGACCAGGACCAACGCGGGTAGGTCTGAGACCCGGAGCggtgaaggagggaagcaaacatccactttgtccactttgtgtgttttagatttGGGAAGTTTTGCTTTCTTACATTTCTAGTCTAGTTTTTATTTGTAGTCATTTTAAGACTCGGATCAGAATTAAACACAGCGAGAGTTATGAACACTGTTTACTGGTCTAgattaatatataaatgtgtcaaTATTTGGTTCATTTCTCTGTAAATAAGTTTATTCATCCTTTTGTAAACTCATTCCAGGTAAGAGCTTTATTTGAGTCCGTGCTGAACTATTGTAACGTGTCACCACAATTCAGACGTTGTAGAatctgcattcacacaactactggTCACTTAAAGATGAGTAGACAGAATGATTAAACACGTGTATTAATACATGTATCCATCAGTGAATCAGACAGAGAAAAGTTCAGGAAGGAGGTTGAATATGTGTCTCAGTCATCATGTGCAGACGGCATAAAGAAATGAcgtcacatggtgtgtgtgttcaggtctgCTGGATAAGTGGAGCTTCATCTGTTCAGCTTGAGActctttgattgttttgtgctccacagagaagcctgctgcctccaccttcatcatcatcatcatcatcatcgctgtgGCTGTTcttgtcgtcatcatcatcgctgCTGTGGTTGGATTCAAGGTttacagaaagaggaacggtgAGAGAGACGATCAGAGACACAGTGTTGAGGAGCATTTGCTTTTAGGCTTTGagttgatgcttttatccagaaTG
The nucleotide sequence above comes from Gasterosteus aculeatus unplaced genomic scaffold, fGasAcu3.hap1.1 HAP1_SCAFFOLD_59, whole genome shotgun sequence. Encoded proteins:
- the LOC120826888 gene encoding major histocompatibility complex class I-related protein 1-like, which gives rise to MKRASIRASKRRHISSLLLSFPVKQADVKMRLVGAEISVLSLLMMSLHGAAALTHSLKFFLTASSGVPNFPEFVIVGLVDEVEVVHYDSDTRRAEPRQDWMSRLREDDPQFWKIGTELTMGAQQEFNDKIDVAKESFTQTGGVHIVQNMYGCEWDDETNEVKGYDHYGYDGEDFISFDLQTEQYIAQKQQAVLTKQKWDQNRALIAHNNNFLTHVCPEWLKKFLNYGRSSLMRTERPSVSLLQKTPSSPVSCHATGFYPDRAALFWRKDGEELHEDVDLGEILPNHDGTFQMRVDLKLSSVPAEDWRRYDCVFQLSGVDEDIVTKLDKTRTNAEKPAASTFIIIIIIIAVAVLVVIIIAAVVGFKVYRKRNGERDDQRHSVEEHLLLGFELMLLSRMRH